Genomic segment of Bacteroides intestinalis DSM 17393:
GGGCAAAGAGTATCTTCAATTCAAAAGGCTTGGCAATATATCCGTCCGCACCGGCCTCATAGCTTGCCACCCGGTCGTCGATACCATTCTTCGCTGTAAGTATGATGACAGGAATATGATTAAAACGCATATCCCCCTTGATACGTGTGCAAAGCTCCCAACCGTTCACGTCGGGCAGCATGACATCGCACAGGATGACGTCTACCTCATTGTTATTCAGCTTTTCCCAGGCATTCTTCCCATCTACAGCCGTCAACACGGTGAACCGTTCCTTAAATATCTCCTTCATCATAAAGAGCAGTTCGGTATTATCGTCAATAAGCAACAGTGTGAGCTTGTCCGTGTCATCGGACAAAACGGCACAATCTTCGGAGTACTGTTCGTCCGGAGCAGATGATGAGACCATCGTTTCATCCACCAGTTCATCCGCTGCGTAGCTCTCCTTATCAATAGGCAACTTTACCGTGAAACACGTGCCTTGTCCTTGAACACTTTCTACCATGATAGTACCGTGGTGAAGATTCACCAGGTCTTTCGTCAAAGAAAGCCCGATACCATTTGATTCAATTCCCCTGTTTTTACGGCTACTATAGAAGCGGGTGAAGACATGCTCTATCTCTTTGGCAGGAATCCCGATACCCTCATCTTCCACCTTCAACAACAACATTCTATGATTTTCTTCACAAACTTCAGTCCGTGCCTCGACGATAATCCGTTTATTCTCCGGGGTATACTTAATAGCGTTGGACAACAGGTTATGCAATATCTTATCCAACTTGTCAAAGTCCAGATATCCAAATTCTTCTTCTGCCCGAATGCGAGTTTCCAATGTGATATTCTTCTTTAGGGCAAGAGGAAGGAAGTTTATCCGACAGATATTCAAGATGAACTCATTAATCTCTCCTTCAGAAACATTCAACTTCAACTTCCCCACATCCATTTTCCTGAAATCGAGCACCTGCTGTATCAGCCGTTTCAACTTATCTACATTGGCTCTCAACATTACGGCTTGTTGCTCCATATTCGGTGCTTTCTGGTCTAAATAATCAGATATACAGGATATAACGGTGAGAGGCGTCAATAATTCATGGGAAACATTAGTGAAATAAGTAAGTTTCGTACGCGTTAGTTCTTCTTGCAGCTTGACTTCACTCTTCAACCTGATGCGGCGCATGTAGAGCCGGATTACAGTATAGAAGCAGAGCCCGATTAAGAGAGCATAAACAAAATATGCAAACCAAGTCTCATAAAAAGCCGGTTTCTTCTCAAGAATCAGCAATACACTGTCTTCAGTCCATTTGCCCTGTTCATATTCCAGTTTCAACCTAAACTTATAGGTCCCTCTTTTCAACTGATTGTAAAAAGCCGAATATTTATCATGATTCAAAACAATCCAGTCTTTGTCAACCCCTTCCAGTTTATAAGCAGCCCGGCACCTGGCATTGAGTGAATATTGAAGAGGAGAAAAAAATATCTCTATATTCCGGTCGTTCGGATCGAGAGATATATTTTCCACTGTATTCTCCTCCGAAGTATAAGGGAAGAAAATACTTTTATCCCCTACCTTGACATCCGTGATAACTGGATTGGAATAAGCTTTACTCTCCTGCGAAGTACCAACAGAACGTATATGTGTAACCCCACGGTGTCCACCGGCATACAATCCCCCCTGACTGTCTCCACTAAAGGCCCTGTACCTGAAAACATCTACCAGCATATTGTCATCCGAAGTAGTGTAACCTGTATAAATCTTCCGACGAATATCATAACAAAGTATTTTTTTATTCGTAATAATCCAGACGTTTCCTTTATTCGATAATAACCCGAGTACGGAACAGTCATCAATGACATCATCCAAACACATATTTGCTAATGTCTGTTTATCTTTATCAGACTTGAAAATCTTTCCCAAAGAGGAGATTACCCACAAACAGCCTTCTTCATCTACACATATATTCTTTACCTCTTCTTTCTCGTAGAAATAAAGCATAAGGTTTCCCTTCTGTTCATAACTGATTTTATTATCAGCATAATGCAGCCGATAGACCTGTTTATCTGCTGATATCCCCCAGATTCTTCCCTGCATATCACAAGCCAAAGAAGACATTAGCGGAAGAGCGGCATCCTGGTTTATCAAGTTCCGAACATCAGGACACTTTACATATATATTATTCCACGTAGTTATCCACAGATTACCGTCACCATCTTCCACCAGCCCCTTTATCATTTCTTGTTTCTTTATCAATTCTGACAGGTCAACATCTTCTGCCACCTGTACTCTGAGATTCTGGTTGGTAAGCCGTATCAAGCGGGTAACACCACGGATACTGGCCCACACTCCGGATTTAGAACAGGATTTTATCAGAATATCTGCCTCTCCCAAATTCCCCGTCTTACTGATATCTGCAAAGGCATCCCGGGACAAATCGTACAGGCAAAGTCCATATCTGTCTTGGCTCATCCATAAAACATTATCTCCATCCAAGCAAAGATTAAGTAGATTGGCATCCCATCCTGTTTGTTCCTTAAACTGACGCAAAGGATAATTATCTATATTCGAATTATCAAAGAAAATGGTATAAGCCATATCATAAGAAGCCAACCACAAATTACCTTCTCTGTCTTTTCGTATTCTGGTGTACATCATCTGTGTATCTACCAGATCGTGTATATCGACCTGCTTCAATGTCCCTTCGCCTGTATATTCTAACGCATAGAGCCCTCCATAAGATAACAGCCAAAGATAACCGAAAGTATCATCCTGGGTCATACTGAAAAAGATAGGTTCAGTCTCACCGCTTCGGGGATTCAGTACATGGTGTCGCTTATAACATTCTTCTCCTGCCTTATCCGGGAAAAACTGCCACAATCCTTCTCCCCATGTGCCTATCCAATAGTTTCCCGAGCTATCCTGGAACATAGTAAAAAATGAGTTCCCTTTTTCAAGTTGCGGATAGCCTACGAAAGAGTCAGTATGCAGATCATATTTGAACAAACCTGCATAGGAAAGTACCCATACCGATCCTCCAGAATCTACATATATAGAATTTACAGTAGGGCTTTTACCCGATTCAGAAGAAAGTTCATATTCGCGTATAACATGAGCAGTGGAGTCACACTTATAGATTTTTCCTCCGGAGGCTATCCAGGAGATTTCGTTTTTATCAATTACTATATAGTCTATTACCCTATTCCGGAGTCTTTCATCAGGGAATGGTATGACCTGGCAAGTCTGTTTATTATAGAGGTTAACACCTTTTCTCGTCGCAATCCATACATATACATCA
This window contains:
- a CDS encoding hybrid sensor histidine kinase/response regulator transcription factor; this encodes MKYLILCLFLLCGELLVCAQHMLSRQFPFFYQLSSNEIFDIYQDRTGYLWIGTTNGLARYDGYGLQTFRSDYKNLNLLSDNSIVCITDNDVYVWIATRKGVNLYNKQTCQVIPFPDERLRNRVIDYIVIDKNEISWIASGGKIYKCDSTAHVIREYELSSESGKSPTVNSIYVDSGGSVWVLSYAGLFKYDLHTDSFVGYPQLEKGNSFFTMFQDSSGNYWIGTWGEGLWQFFPDKAGEECYKRHHVLNPRSGETEPIFFSMTQDDTFGYLWLLSYGGLYALEYTGEGTLKQVDIHDLVDTQMMYTRIRKDREGNLWLASYDMAYTIFFDNSNIDNYPLRQFKEQTGWDANLLNLCLDGDNVLWMSQDRYGLCLYDLSRDAFADISKTGNLGEADILIKSCSKSGVWASIRGVTRLIRLTNQNLRVQVAEDVDLSELIKKQEMIKGLVEDGDGNLWITTWNNIYVKCPDVRNLINQDAALPLMSSLACDMQGRIWGISADKQVYRLHYADNKISYEQKGNLMLYFYEKEEVKNICVDEEGCLWVISSLGKIFKSDKDKQTLANMCLDDVIDDCSVLGLLSNKGNVWIITNKKILCYDIRRKIYTGYTTSDDNMLVDVFRYRAFSGDSQGGLYAGGHRGVTHIRSVGTSQESKAYSNPVITDVKVGDKSIFFPYTSEENTVENISLDPNDRNIEIFFSPLQYSLNARCRAAYKLEGVDKDWIVLNHDKYSAFYNQLKRGTYKFRLKLEYEQGKWTEDSVLLILEKKPAFYETWFAYFVYALLIGLCFYTVIRLYMRRIRLKSEVKLQEELTRTKLTYFTNVSHELLTPLTVISCISDYLDQKAPNMEQQAVMLRANVDKLKRLIQQVLDFRKMDVGKLKLNVSEGEINEFILNICRINFLPLALKKNITLETRIRAEEEFGYLDFDKLDKILHNLLSNAIKYTPENKRIIVEARTEVCEENHRMLLLKVEDEGIGIPAKEIEHVFTRFYSSRKNRGIESNGIGLSLTKDLVNLHHGTIMVESVQGQGTCFTVKLPIDKESYAADELVDETMVSSSAPDEQYSEDCAVLSDDTDKLTLLLIDDNTELLFMMKEIFKERFTVLTAVDGKNAWEKLNNNEVDVILCDVMLPDVNGWELCTRIKGDMRFNHIPVIILTAKNGIDDRVASYEAGADGYIAKPFELKILFARVDNLIRSSKMRQAAFRKEENINLEGLAYPSADKQFLQSIIDSIEQHLEESEFDLEHLSTEMNMSKSTLYRKIKSMTGMTPLDFVRNVKMKRACMMLLARTLNISEIAYAIGFSSPKYFTKCFKEEFGVTPTEYLQRQGETNS